Sequence from the Muntiacus reevesi chromosome 9, mMunRee1.1, whole genome shotgun sequence genome:
ACTGTAGGTTACTTTTGGATCTTCATTACCCCATTAGCAAAATCCTTAGCCCCTCCAATTTACAAACAAAGAGAATCAAAATCCTGTGGGATCAGTGACTTCCTGAGTGATTCTCCTGGTCTCCTGTGTTTGACCTTGCACTGAGCACAGCAGGGACTGAAGCAATGAATGAGTGTTAAGTGTGGATCTCTTGGAGCTGGTGAGTCAGAAGGGGAGATAAGTTTCATAATTCAACAGGAACTATCATAACTCCACAATAAGAGGCTCTACTGTAGAACAGGCAGAAAAGTAGGCACAAAAGGAGATGCAAATCCACAGCTTCTGAGAGTGGTAAAGAGAGGAGAGCAGTTATCTCCACTGCAGTGACCAGTCAGGTTTTCATGGAAGTGGAGGGCATCGGTGATCCGCGGCCCCAGAAGATGGGTTAAATAGATAAGTTCAGATATTCTgggaaactctgggaggtggggagctgTAGTTAATGTTTGAATAATAGGAAAGAATATTGCTATTGAAGAAgaaattcatagggcctggactccatctcaggcctgtctgtgctgatcgtgctaggccgcctctccaatggactctgaactctgtgcttagcgcctgggggaatgacaatggaaggataagaccccatCTGGGCAGAGGAATCTTGAAGACCACATCAGGtcactcattgcctaagagaaaacagacactaatcacccctgcctccggacagtatctatcagaatgtaactacaggcttattgattattaactatttgaacacataacaggtgaatgatggggttattgtgattgtatttacccttcctttgtaagtcggaagggatttgggctggtgggtttggacacgtacacatggggtataaaagattttcactggtcggggtccttggctaagaggagattctgccttgggcccgccgttGTAATAAattgcactccactatctgcattgtccttctgagtgagtttgtttcccggaaagcatggctataacactATTATTAATATAGATAACCAGTCTGGGTGTTTGAGGTACAAGTATGAAATTCTGAGAATTGAGACcaaaaatattgatttagaaCTGGCCTACAGAAGGTCTTTAACTCGAGACTTGTGAGTTTGCTTTTGACTCTTTGGTGGTGAAGGGGCATTCAAACTTTCTAATCAGAATAGTCCCATTTGCAGATCTTCCTTTTGAAAATATTAGACTTATATTCCAGATTAGAGATTGATATAGAGGCAAAAGATTCATTAAGAGGGCATTACTGTGGGCATACAAATGTTATGTCTTTGATACAAAGTACAAGAATATAAGTGGAAGGAATTGCAGAAAAGTGCTGGCAGATGCACTTAGGGTTCAGTATAACATTGACTGTTGTGGTCTAATTTAATGTAGTAGGTAAAGGAAAGACAGAAACAAGATAATGTTTGGATTTCTGAGTCTTAGTCTCAGGCACAATTACAGTattattcaaagaaatggagaacacagaTAAGAACTAGTTTCATGATACAGAGAACTGATTACTAATCCTGTGGTTTTCAGGAGCTAGATACAATTCAGTTTGAAGGACATTATTAAGAAAAGACTTCCAGTATACTAGGTTATTCTTGCAGAAAACTTAATGCCATAGGATAAATGGATAGAAGGATGAAAAGATATAGTGGAGGCATCTAATGCACCTTGATGAAAGTCTGGAAGGATATTGCTGTGGACAGGTATCTTTCTATTCATCTACATTCTAACTGAAGGGATAGAAGGAAGAACTGGGAGGCTAAATATGAGTAAGAGACCTGGAGAGTTCTGATAAGCAGCAGATATTCAGTAGAGTGTGAGggtggaaagagaaaaagcataCAGCTTGATAAGTAACTGGAATGTTCAGAACAGTCCAGGAAGTAGTCATCAAGAGCATAATGTCTTAGGTCTTGAACAAAGTGATGCCTGTAGATTGACAGCAAGTTCCTAGCTTTGAATGTAAGGAAGATCATGGTGGAGATAGGCACAGGTACAGAGGAAGGTAATGTGACCTGTTGAGCCAGCTGGATACCCTGGAAACACTTAGACAATTCCAGAAACCATGGGGAACACGAGGGGCAAGGAGTGGTGAGGTCAACAAACTTATTTAAGCTGTAATGTAAGGGTCTGGATGGCATAAGAGAGACTTAAAATAGGTCATGAATAAACTGTATGTCTGTCTTCTCTACAGGTGGTGGTCCTACAGTACAAGTCCTACAATACCAGTCCTCCCAGCATGGGAGATGTCCTCTACAACAGCTCTGGGTTGCCAACTTTCACCCTGACAGGCCTCCCAGAGCTGGAGAACTCCCAACACTGGATGTTCTTGCTCCTTGGTACCCTCTACATTGTCTCCATTGTGGGCAATGCCCTTATCCTTTTCATTGTCAAGGAGGAGCAGAGTTTGCATCAGCCTATGTACTACTTCCTGTCCCTACTCTCAGTTAATGATCTAGGTGTGTCTTTCTCCACACTGCCCACCGTGCTTGCCACATTTTGCTTCCACTTAAGGAAGATCAGCTTTGATTCCTGCATGGCTCAAATGTTCTTTATCCACTTCTTCTCTTTCATGGAGTCTGGGGTCCTGTTGGTTATGAGttttgaccgctatgtggccatctgtaaccctCTGCGGTACACCACCATGCTCAGAGATTCCCGTGTTGTATGCATGAGCTTGGGGGTAATGGCCCGCAGTTTCTGCGTGGTTTTCCCACTGCCTCTCCTTCTGAAGAGGTTACCCTTCTGCAAGGTGAATGTACTGTCTCATGCCTACTGCCTTCATCCAGATCTCATCCACCTTCCCTGTGGTAACATCACCATCAACAATATTTTTGGTCTCTTCATTGTCATGTCTACCTTTGGCCTGGACTCTGCACTCATTCTCTTCTCATATGTGCTCATCCTGCGCTCTGTACTTGCCATTGCATCTCGGGAGGAACGGTTAAAGACCCTCAACACGTGTGTGTCACATCTGTGTGCTGTGATCATCTTCTATATTCCCATGGTTGGTGTCTCCATGACTGCCCGCTATGGGAGACATGTCCCCCGATTTGTGCACACAGTCTTGTCTCTCATTTATCTCTTTGTGCCTCCCATGCTCAACCCTGTCATCTATTCCATCAAAACCAAAGAGATTAGAAGGAGGCTTGGTCGAATGCTAGTGGGAACCAAGTTTTAAGACAGAAACATGGACAGTCCAAAACTCAAAGAATATTTACTATTACTCTATAATTTGGAGTTTCCATAACCTGTTTTGACAACTTTTTAAACTTCCTTTTCGTATTTCTACCACGAGGTGTATAATGTGCTTGTATTAGTTAAGACGAGCTGAAAGGTTTGGTGAGGTATACTGGGTTTtaagctagaaaaaaaaatttttcagttttcttttttaatcccgAAATGCACATCCTGAAAATTAGTCCTTCATTTTATCACAATGTGTTTCTGTTATCCATGGTTAAAGTGAATCATCACAGAAAAAATTACTAATTACAATGGGATCACTGTTATAACGGTTAGTGAGTCTTTTCCCCCATGTTTATGTCaaaggtagttctatttttaattctttgtagAATCTTCATACTGCTTTCTGTAGCAGTTGCATTATTTTGTGGTTACAACAACACTGTGCAAGGGTCTGACAGCCTCATCAACACCTCTTATCTCTGTTGTCTTTAATAGTCATTGTGCtttcacaggggcttccctggtggctctgcagtaagaatctgcccataatgcAGGAACAGCAAGAGATGTTGCTTCagctcctgggtggggaaaatcccctggagggggaaatggcaaccctctccagtattcttgcctggagaatctcaaggacaaaagagcctggtgggctatagttcatagggccgcaaagagtcagacacgactgaagtgactgagcacagatgcAGACAGGCAGGCACATGCTTTAAATATGCATTTTCCTGGTGGTTAGTGACACTGAGCATTTTCTTTCCTATACTTTCCTATATGTTGccctttgtatattttctttggagaaatttccatTCAATTCCTCAGTGCATAGTAAAGTGTGACTACCAgctgtttttctgcttttgtttttgctaCTGTAGGAGCTCATGTTTGGGAGGTGAACCCCTTATCAGATGCTTACTTAGCAGTAAAATTGAGTGAGTGGACACAAAAGCATGGGCCTTGGTGGAAAAATGTTGAAAGTGCAattcctccccccccaccccagtaaaTTTCGCTTAATTCTGAATAATCTGGATACTATAACATGACTTAAACATTAATTTGGAACTCTTGTAAAATAGAGATCATACATccccaatatttaaaaataatagtaataataataataagaggaagaaataagacAGAATTAGTGTAGTTTCCCCAAAACCGCTTTCCTTGTGggtcagctgataaagaatctgcctgcatgcaggagacctgggttcaatccctgggttgggaggatcccctggagaagggaaaggctacccactccagtattctatcctggagaattccatggactgtatagtccatagggtcacaaagagtcagacacagctgaagtggcTTTCATTTTCACCTCCCAAATgttaaaacatgaagaaaaaaaattactaatcaaAAAGGGAGATCTGGCTACAACAATAGTTTCTAGGATAGGATAGCATAGAGAAATGTATAAACAACTgtaaagtgatattttaaataaaacattttatgaaaagtTTTTAGACCATACTGTCAAGATATTGTGTTGGTAAAATTCTAAGATATAATGCTATTGTTAAACATTCATATATTTCCATCCAAAAAAGGATTTGGAACATGTAAAAAGATATTAATAGTTGTCTCTGGTTAGTGAGTATTGagaagattatttatttatctgtgtttTCTACTTTGCCATAGAGTGTACACAGGTTTTGGTAAAATCAGAGCGAGTGAGGGACTaaggatagagagagagagagggagggaggcaaatAAAAATACCCTGAGAGTTTTAGAAGGTGAGCCTTATGAAGGAGAAGTCTGAGTGTTGGTTCCCCTGCAGACATCCTACCAAGGTGCTTGCCACATGCTCCTGTCAAGTGATTAATGGTTCTATCCTGAGAGAGCTATTGCCTTTCAGATGTGACTATGGGCTGTGTCGGGCCCATGTTTCTATCTATGGGGCCTGATTCTGGGCCTCAAGAGGCTCATCTTCCCTGGTGCATACTGGAAACACCTCAAACTTTGGCTCCATTTATCCAAATTCACCAGAAACCTACTCTACAGTCAAAGGATAATATAAGGtaattagcttaaaaaaaaaaaaaatgacagtataTCTATCTGTTGCAGGTCTCATTGTCAGGCCTCATGGCACAGGGTCTCTTTATTCAACTGCACTAACTCCACCAGTCATTCAGAGTagcctaagcacagcacagaccatGCTCATTTTACCAGCTGCAATGTATACTATGGATAACCTTTCTTGATAGCTTATTATGTGACAGTCAAGGTTCAAAGGTTATTTTATTACATATCTTATTATTAACACTCATTATGTCTTATCCTCAAGCCTATGAAGTAGTTAAATTATTCTTCTTACTTTCGAGGTGAAGGCTCTGAGATGCACACTATAGATTAATCGACCAGGATCACATAGCTagtcagtgaaggacaggaggtgAACTCAAGCAGTGTGATTTCCAAATCCAAGTTGGTGTGATTTCAATCAGTGGGGCTGCTTTGAAAAATGCTGCAATTCTTGTCCTTTATGTGTATTGCCTTCTCTGGCTAAACATGTGTAATGTCGGTGGTCTTAGTTTGACTGGAGATCTGGGAG
This genomic interval carries:
- the LOC136174714 gene encoding olfactory receptor 51I2-like, giving the protein MGDVLYNSSGLPTFTLTGLPELENSQHWMFLLLGTLYIVSIVGNALILFIVKEEQSLHQPMYYFLSLLSVNDLGVSFSTLPTVLATFCFHLRKISFDSCMAQMFFIHFFSFMESGVLLVMSFDRYVAICNPLRYTTMLRDSRVVCMSLGVMARSFCVVFPLPLLLKRLPFCKVNVLSHAYCLHPDLIHLPCGNITINNIFGLFIVMSTFGLDSALILFSYVLILRSVLAIASREERLKTLNTCVSHLCAVIIFYIPMVGVSMTARYGRHVPRFVHTVLSLIYLFVPPMLNPVIYSIKTKEIRRRLGRMLVGTKF